DNA sequence from the Prosthecobacter sp. SYSU 5D2 genome:
CACCTTCATCGAAGGGGCGATTGCTGAAATTGACCAGAAGCTCTCCAAGCAGCTGAACGTGATCATGCATCACGCGGATTTTTCCAAGCTGGAAGGCTCCTGGCGCGGTCTGGCGCATCTTGTCTTCAATACGGAGACAGACACGATGCTGAAGATCAAGGTGATGAACGTCTCCAAGAAGGAGATCCACCGGACGCTGAAGAGCTACAAAGGTGCCATGTGGGACCAGAGCCCGCTCTTCAAAAAGATCTACGAAGAGGAATTTGGCACGCCAGGCGGGGTGCCCTTCGGCGCCATGATCGGCGATTATGAATTCGATCACACCGCCACCGACGTGGAGTGCCTGCGGGATCTGTCCAAGATCGCCGCTACGGCGCACTGCCCGTTCATCGCCGCCGCCGGGCCCAATCTTCTCAACATGGATACCTGGCAGCAGCTGGGTGACAAAAGGGATCTGGCGAAGATTTTCGACACCGTCGAGTATGCCTCCTGGAAAAGCCTCCGTGAGTCTGAAGACTCCCGTTTCCTGGGTCTGGCGATGCCGCGCTTTCTCTCCCGGCTGCCGTACAGCACCAAGAACAACCCGGTGGATGCCTTTGCCTTTGAAGAGGATGCTTCCAGTTCCGACCACTCCAACTACATCTGGTCCAATGCGGCGTATGCCATGGGCACCAACATTACCCGCGCCTTTAAAAAGAGCGGATGGTGCGCCCAGATCCGCGGTGTGGAAAGCGGCGGTCTGGTGGAAAACCTGCCGGTGCATGCCTTCCCGACGGACGACGGCGGCGTGGACATGAAGTGCCCTACTGAAATCGCGATCACGGACCGGCGCGAGCATGAGCTGGCCCGGCTGGGCATGATGCCGCTCTCCCACTGGAAGAACACGGACTATGCCGCCTTCATTGGTGCGCAGTCCCTGCAAAAACCGGCCAAGTATGATGACAAGGACGCCACGGCCAACGCCAACCTCTCCGCGCGGCTGCCTTATCTGTTCTCCTGCTGCCGTTTTGCCCATTATCTGAAGTGCATTGTGCGTGACAAGATCGGCTCCTTCAAGGAGCGGGATGACATGCAGCTCTGGCTGAACAGCTGGATCATGCAGTATGTGACGGATTCCGGAGCCTCCGACGAGGCGAAGGCGGAGAAACCCCTGTCTGCAGCGGAAGTCTCCGTGCAGGCCAATCCTGAAGATCCCGGTTACTACCGTGCGCAGTTCTCTCTGCGCCCCCACTTTCAGTTGGAAGGAGTCAACATCAGCCTCCGCCTGGTTTCCCGCCTGCCTTCTGAACGCAAAAGCTAGAGCAAATCACACCGCGAAAACAAACAGACAAAACACTAACCTAAAAACATCATGGCCTTCGATACCTATCTTCAACTGGAACCCATCAAAGGGGAATCCACCGATGACAAACACAAGAACTGGATTGAGGTTTTCTCATTCTCCCACGGCCTTTCCCAGCAGGGATCTGGCGCAATCAGCGGCGGATCCACCCGTGTGGCCGGCAAAGTGGACGTGCAGGACTTCACCATCACGAAGCGTCTGGACCTCAGCTCCCCTTACCTCAACAAGAACTGCTGCCAGGGCAAGCACCTTGACAAGGCCGTGGTGGAGATTTGCAAAAGCACCGGTCAGAAGGAAGTCTTCATGAAATACACCTTCGAAAACGTGGTCGTCAGCTCCATCAACATCGGTGGTGGCCAGGGCCAGGAGTTCCCGGTGGAAACCGTCTCCTTCTCCTTCGGCAAGGTGAAGTGGGAATACAACCACATTGACAACAAGACGGGTGCCAAGGTCGCCAACATGACCGCCACCCATGACCTTGTGAAGAACGTTACGACCTAGTTGGTTAAGTTCGTCTTTTTGCATCAGCTCTTGCGAAGCAAACTTGGTGGCGTGCTCTGACGTGACAGAGCACGCCATCTTTATGAAATGATCCCCCTGTCAGGCCGGGCTGTTCCTGACTTTCCCAACCCCCGCGCAAAAACCTGCATGACCCCGTCGGAAGAAATCCAGCAGCAGATCAAAAACGGTGATTTGACGGCTGCCATCGCTGCGACCAAAGCCGCCATCCGCAAGGCTCCCACTGACCCCGAGCTGCGCTTCATGCTTTTCCAGACCCTCAGCCTTGCGGCCGACTGGGAAGCTGCCTCCAACCAGCTCGTCGCCTATTCCGAGCTGACTGGCCGCCAGTCGCCCCTGCCCATTGTTTTTAATGATGTCATCCATGCCGAGGTCCGCCGCAAACATGTCTTTCTGGGACAGGAAGCACCCACCATTTTTGGCGAGCCGCCCGAGTGGGTGTCCTATCTCGTCCAGTCCCTGAGCCAGTCCGCCCAGGGCAACCCTGCGGATGCCATCCGTCTGCGCAGTGAAGCCCTGGAGCAGGCGCCCGCCGTCTCCGGCAGCATCAATGGCACCCCTTTTGAATGGCTGATGGATGGTGACAGCCGCATGGGCACCCTTTTTGAAGCCATCATCAACGGCCAGTACTACTGGGTGCCGCAGAACCGTCTGCGCAGCGTCACCCTGGAGGAACCGACCCAGGCACGGGATGCCATCTGGGCTGCTGCCGAGCTGTCCCTGGAAAATGACGCCCGCATCTCCGCTTTCATCCCCGTCCGCTATCCGGGTGCTGCCGGCTGGAAATCGGACCTGCTCAAGCTTTCCCGTGAAACGGACTGGGAATCCCCTGCAGAAGGTTTTTATGTCGGACTTGGCCAGCGGGTGCTGATGACAAACGATGGTGAATTTCCCCTGCTGGATGTCCGCCAGATTGAATTCAACGCCCTCTGACCCCTCCGCCGCGCATGATGGAAGAAGCTGAGAGCCGCCTGCCTTGCCTGCTCGACCGGTTGATTGACGAGGCTCCGGGCCAGGCGGTGGGGCCTTCCCACCGCCGTTCCATCTCCCTGAAAGAATATCGGATGGCTGTACTCAGGGATCTGCGCTGGCTGCTCAATTCACCCCGCCATCTGAAAACGGAAGCGCTGTACGACTATCCTGAAGTCGCCCGCTCCGTCCTCAATTTCGGCACCCGCGACCTTGCTGGCCTGACCTCCTCCGCGTTTGATCCTCTGGAGATCGAATCGGAGCTGAGGGATGCCATCCTGCACTTTGAGCCGCGCATCATCCCGGATTCCCTCCAGGTCAGGCTGATCCATGATGCTGCGGATGACGGCAAAATCGCTTTCGAGATCAATGGCCAGCTCTGGGCGCTGCCTTATGCGGAGCGTATTCTTTTCCGCACGGAGATGGACCTGGAGACGGGAGCCTGTGAGCTTTCCATCATCACATGAACCGCGCCTTTCTAGAGCTGTACAACGAGGAACTGCGCCACATCCGTGAGCGCGCAGCGGAATTTGCCGCCTCCTACCCGAAGATCGCCGGCCGCCTGGCGCTGGACAAGGAGGCGCGCGATGCCTGCCCGGACCCGTTTGTGGAACGGCTGCTGGAAGGCTTCGCCTACCTGGCTGCGCGTGTGCAGCTCAAGCTGGAGGCGGAGTTTCCCCGCTTCACGCAGGGCATTCTAGAGACGGTTTACCCGGACTACATGGCCCCGTGGCCCTCTGCCACCATTGTGCGGCTGGAGCCCAAATGGAATGACAAAGCCCTCATGGAAGGGGCACTGGTGCCCCGTGGTACGCGGCTGAATTCTCTGCGGCTCAAAGAGGAATCTACCACCTGCACCTTTGTCACTTCCCACGATGTCAGGCTCTGCCCGTTCAAAATTGAAGAAACGAAAAAAGGTGCGGAATACCATACCCGCACGGTGGGTGAGCTGAACGTGGCCAAGTTCTGCCCGAATCCCCGTGCCGCCCTGCGCATCCGGCTGCAGCTCCACGCCCCTGATGACCAGTCCATCAGCCAGGTGGACTGTGACCGGCTGGTTTTCTACATCCATGGTGAGGACCATCTGCCCGCCACGGTGCTGGAAGAAATATTCGCCCATGCGCAGGGTGTGCTGCTGTGTGAGCCGGGGGATGTGCGCCACCGCCACAGCACGTGGCTCACGACGGAGGCGCTGGAGCATGTGGGCTTTGCCGAAAACGAGTCCATGCTGCCCGTCAGCCCACGCAGCTTTGAAGGCCACCGCATCCTGCGCGAGCATTTCATGCTGCCGCAGCGGAACCTCTTCTTTGCCATCAAGGGCGTGAAAGCCGCGCTGGCCCGGCTGCCAGGCCGGGAGGTGGACCTGATCATCCCGCTGGCTGAGCGGAAAGAGAACATGGTGGACTTTGTCTCAGGGAAGCTTTTCCAGCTCAACTGCACCCCGGCCATCAATCTCTTTCCCAAACGCTCAGACCGCGTCCCGATCAGCCCCGGCTTTACTGAATACCAGGTGGTCATGGACCGCCTGCGCATGCTGGATTATGAGGTTCATACCGTCCTGGAGGTCAACGGCTACGGCCGGACCTCCTCCGAAGAGCAGAAATTCCACCCCTTCTATCTGCGGCCAGCCCATCATCCAAACCTGGGCGGTTTTTATTCGGTCAACCGCCTGCAGCGCACGCTGTCGGAGAATGAAAAGAAATTCGGCGCCAAGTCAACCTATGCAGGCAGCGAGGTGTTTCTGACCCTGGTGGATCCCACGGCGGCACCGTTTTCCCCCAAGCTGGAGCAGCTCGGCATCACGGCGCTGTGCACCAACCGCCACCTCCCGCTGAGCATGCCCAAAGGCATTGGGGAAACCGACTTCATCCCGGAGGAGCACCTCCCCGTGCGCACCATCCGCTGCCTGGCCGGTCCCACCGTCCCACGCCCCTCCTTCGCCGAAGGCCGCCATGCCTGGCGGGCCATCAGCCATCTTTCGCTGAACTATCTCTCCCTGGTGGAAAAAGGCCCCGATGGAGCTGAATCGCTGCGGCAGCTTCTGCGGCTGTACACGCTGAACCTCCCCAGCCAGACGATCATTGACGGCATTCTGGGCATCGAGAGCAAGCCCTCCCTGGCCCGCAGTCCTGGCGGCGGTCCTGTGGTCTTCATCCGCGGCATTGACATCACGCTGACGCTGGATGAGGACCGCTACGCCGGCAGCGGCATTTTCCCTCTCGCCAGTGTTCTGGATCAATTTTTGGCGCGCCAGGTTTCCCTGAACAGCTTCACCCGCCTGACGTTGAAAACCGCACAAAGGAAGGAGGTGATGTCATGGCCTCCCCGGGTCGGGAAGATCCCCATCGTCTGATCCAGGAGCTGTGCGCAGAGCCTTGGAAGTATGATTTCTTCCAGGGCCTGCGTGCCATTGAATGCGCCTTTGAGGACAAGCCGCGCATCGGCCGCTCCCGCACTCTGCGGGATGATCCCCTGCGCTTTGGCCAGCTCCTGTCATTGAGCTTTGCCACCTCCACCCTGGCCCAGCCGCAACTGGAAAACCAGGCGCAAAAGCTCACGGTGCGGTTCATGGGCCTCACCGGTCCCCACGGCCCGCTGCCTCTTCGCCTCACCGAATTCATGCGCAACCGGCTGCGCGGCATCTACGATTCCGACATTCAGGGCACCGCCGCAGACATCGGGGTGGAGAACGGAGTCGCCTCGCCGCGGGATTCCACCCTGGCGGAGTTTATTGACATCTTCCACCACCGGATGATCTCCCTGTTCTACCGCGCCTGGGCCGTGTCCCAGAAAACGGTGGATTTTGACCGCGAGGAAGACCGCTTTTTTGCCGAGTGGATCGCCTGCCTGTTCGGCACTGGACTGCCCGAGATGGACGGGCTGGACTCCATCCCCACCTGGCAGAAGCTGCCCTTTGCCGGCCATCTGGCCAATCAAACCCGGCATTCCAGCGGTCTGGAAGGCGTCCTCGCAGATGCCTTTGCCACCCGTGCCGAGGTGCTGAATCTCACCGGTCACTGGGTGACGATCCCGGCCGACCAGCGCTGCTACCTGGGCCGCTCCAGGGCGCTGGGCACGCTCGGCCAGTCATGCGTCGTCGGCTCTGTGATCTGGGACCGGCACATGAAGTTCAGTGTACTTCTTGGCCCGATGTCGCTCAGCCAGTTTGAAACCTTTGCCCCTGGCGGGTCCAGCCATCAGCCGCTGCATGACTGGATCGCCTTTTACACCCGGCGCGAGTTTTATTGGGAGGCCTCCATCCTGCTAAAAAAAGAGGAAGTGCCGAAAATAAGTCTTGGCCAGACGGGGCGGCTTGGTTACACCACATGGCTGAGCAGTCTGCCCTTTAAGCATGATCCCGGTGACTACCATATCCGTGGCGGAGGTTTGACCCCTGCGGAGAATTCCTGATCTTACGCCTTTCCCGATCCTCATCACTCACTCCTCAAACAAGCTCCCTAATTATGTCCGAAATCCGTCCTGGTGATCTCTTTGGCAGGCTTAACCGCCTGGGTTACAAGTCCATGGAAAGTGCCGCCACTTTCTGCAAGCTTAGGGGCAACCCCAAGGTGGAGCTCATCCACTTCCTGCACCAGGTGCTCAATGAGCAGGACAGTGACGTGCACCGCATCATCCAGCACTTCGGCATTGATACCTCCAAGCTCAGCACCCACATGCAGCGCTCCCTGGACATGCTACCGCGCGGGGCCAGCAGCATCAGCGGCTTCGCCCAGACCCTCCGGGAGGCGGTCGAGCAGGGCTGGGTGTATGGATCCCTGATGTACAAGCAGGGCAAGGTGCGCACCGGCCATATCTTCGTCGGTGTCCTGAAGAATCCCGGCCTCAGCGGCCACCTCCAGGTCATCAGCGATGAGTTCCGCAAAATCAAAGTGGACCCCCTGACCGACGAACTGCCCCAAATCATCGGCGGCTCTCCGGAAGATGACATGACGGAGACCGTCGGTGCCGGGGCCGCCCCTGGGGAGGGCAGCGGTGCTGTGCAGGGAGATTCCAAGCAGGGCAGTTCCCTCGCCCAATACTCGGTGGACCTAACTGACCGCGCCCGCAAAGGCGAGATTGATCCCATCCTGGGCCGGGATGAGGAGATCCGCCAGATCGTGGACATCCTGATGCGCCGCCGGCAGAACAACCCCATCCTCACGGGGGAGGCTGGCGTCGGCAAGACAGCTGTGGTGGAAGGTTTTGCGCTCCGCATCGCCAGCGGGGATGTACCGCCCGCGCTCCGCGATGTCACCCTGCGCACGCTGGACCTGGGCATGCTCCAGGCCGGAGCCAGCATGAAGGGCGAATTTGAAGAACGCCTAAAAAAAGTCATCGAGGAAGTCCAGGCCTCTCCCAAGCCAATCATCCTGTTCATTGATGAAGCCCACACCCTCATCGGAGCGGGCGGCCAGGCCGGCCAGCAGGACGCGGCCAACCTGCTCAAACCCGCGCTCGCCCGCGGCACCTTGCGCACCATCGCCGCCACGACCTGGGCGGAGTATAAAAAGTACTTTGAAAAGGATCCCGCCCTGACCCGCCGCTTCCAGGTCATCAAGGTGGAGGAGCCGGATGTCGAAAAAGCCGTCCGCATGATCCGCGGCCTGGCCCCGGTGCTGGAAAAACACCACAAGGTTCCCGTGCTGGATTCCGCCCTGGAATCCGCCGCCCGCCTCTCCGGCCGCTACATCCCATCCCGCCAGCTTCCGGACAAGGCCGTCAGCCTCATTGACACCGCCTGTGCCCGCGTGGCCATCAGCCAGCACGCCACCCCCGCCTCCGTGGAGGATGCCACCCGCCTCATCGAGGTGCTGAAGGCCGAGCTGGACATCCTGGACCGTGAAGGCGCCATCGGCCTGGACCACCAGAAACGCAAAGCTGACATTGCCGAAAAAGTGGCCGCTGAAGAGCAGCGCCTCGCCGGTCTGACCGCCCGCTGGGAGCAGGAAAAAGGCCTGGTCCTCAAGCTCCTCGCCGCCCGCGCCGACCTGCAGAAGCCTGATGAAGAAGGCCAGGCCAGCGACAAGGCCGGCATCCTGGAAGGCTGCCTCAGCATTGAAAAAGAGCTGGCCGATATCCAGGGGGAAAACCCCCTCGTCTTCCCGCATGTGGATGAGCAGGCGGTGGCCGCCGTCATCTCAGACTGGACCGGCATCCCCATCGGCCGCATGGTGAAAAACGAGATCGAGCAGACCCTGAAGCTGGCGGACATCCTGGAGCGCCGCGTCATTGGCCAGCGCCACGCGCTGAACACCATCGCCCGCCGTGTGCAGACCAGCCGCGCCCGCCTGGACAATCCCAACCGGCCCATCGGCGTCTTCATGCTCGCCGGCCCTTCCGGCACCGGCAAAACGGAGACCGCTCTCAGCCTCGCGGAAACCCTCTTTGGCGATGAAAGCAGCCTCATCGCCATCAACATGAGCGAGTTTCAGGAGTCACACACGGTCTCCACCCTGAAAGGCGCACCTCCCGGATATGTTGGTTACGGGGAAGGGGGCAAGCTTACCGAGGCCGTCCGCCGCCGCCCCTATTCCGTCGTGCTTCTGGATGAAGTGGAAAAAGCCCACCCGGACGTCCATGAGATCTTCTTCCAGGTCTTCGACAAAGGCTGGATGGAAGACGGTGAAGGCCGCTTCATTGACTTCAAAAACACCCTCATCATCCTGACCAGCAACGCCGCCCAGGACGTCGTCACCAGCCTGTGCAAAGACCCTGACCTGATGCCGGATGCCGAGGCTCTGGAAAAGGCCATGCGCACCCCGCTGACCAAGGTCTTCCCGGACGCGCTGCTGAACCGCCTCGTCGTCGTCCCTTATTACCCCATCAGCCAGGAGATGCTGCGTACCATCATCAAGCTGAACCTCCGCAAGGTGGAAAAACGCATCCTGGAAAACCATGGCATCCCCTTCACTTACGACGACTCCGTCCTGGAGCTCATCGCCCAGCGTTGTGGCGAGCTGGAGCGCGGCGCCCGCCTGGTGGATGCTCTCATCACCAACACCCTCCTCCCCGAAATCGGCCGCGAATTCCTGACCCGCCTCATGGACGGCCAGCAGCTCGACAAGGTCAACGTCGGCGTCAAAGACGGCGAGTTCAGCTTTGAGTTTTAAGTAAAGATGTGAATTTAAAAAGATAATTATATGTCTTATACACCCGCTAATTCTGGCAACAAAGTTCTTCCCACCTATGCGGAACTTGAAAAGCATTATCCAGTGGATCCTCAGGGCAACATCCTTCGAGTAGGAGGAAATTGCGCAATCTACGAGAATCAATGTGCAATTCGTATGAGCACCGCCTTGCAAGCGGCTGGCTTCCCTTTGGATGGCGGCTTTGCAACTAATTGGGGGCCTGTGTGTCTTGTAAATCAAACCAGTCTGGCCAGAGGAGCCAAGCCGTTGGCTGATTATATTTGGCGCACTTTCGGTGCACCAGTCACCTTGGATACCAGCTCATCAGCAACGATATCGGGGAAAAAGGGGATCGTTTACTTTGATCAACAAGGGTCAGACAACAATATTATCGTTTACCGTCACATTGACCTTTGGGACGGCACTAAGACGAAAGGTTACAATCCGTTCGGTACAGGTTCGTCAAAAGTTTGGTTCTGGCTGCTGCCATAAAATTGACAGCACTCTTGATGATGTCACCACTCTAAAACCGCACCCCATGAACTCCGAACTCGACAAAGCCCTGGCTCATTTCCGTTCGACTCAGAGCAGCTTCATCATTGAAGCGGGAGCCGCCATCTCCAAGGGGAACTGGAACTCTTTGGAAAGCCTCATTGACAAGGTATCCAAATCCAAAGTGGTGGAGTCTATCTCCAGCCTGGTGAATTCTTCCGGCGAGGCCTTGAAGGCGCTGCAAGCGAAGTTCAACCCGGATGCTTTCAAGTTCATCTCGGGCATCATGATCGTCGGGGTCGGCGGCGGCATTCTGGCGGAGGTGGCAGGGGTGGCTGCTGCCATTGGCCTTTCCGTCATGTCCACCTATGTCATCGGCTGCCTGCTTCTCCTATGGGGTGTTTCTTTGGCCTTTCCATCCGTCTGGTCAATGGCGCTTGAGAAGCTGAAGAATTCGCAGAATGATTGGCTGAAATCGTTCTGAGAATTTTAGCCGCTGCCGCTTATGCCTTCATCGCTCCTTCCGCTGAAAACGGCCCTGCTTCTGGCCGCTGCCGGCCTGTCGTGGATTTCCCAGGCCGCAGCCCAGGAGAACCCGGACCAGTATCGCAACTTCGCCCCCACGAAGGATGTGGCCATGCTGGTGGATGTGTCCGTTTCTGTTCAGCGCGATACTGCCGGGCATGAAGGGGCACGCGGCATCATTCAGGATCTGCTGGAGGGCAAGCCGCTCTCCAATACCAACTGGGTGGCCGAGCCTGGCAGCCCGGAAATGGGAGAGCTCTTTGCCGATTATCTGCGGGAGCCGCGCACCGCCAACTCCGCTGAGCTGCGGCCCCTGATGGCTGCGGGCAACAGCTTTCTGAGCCTGCCGGTGGGCAATCTGACCACCGTGCTCAACGGCGAGGTGCACCGCAAGCTGCGGGACATCCAGGGCATCCGCACGCTGGTGGCGGATGGCTACCCCCGCCAGATGAAGGACACGAGTACCTGCTACTGGTTTGCCATGGCGCAGGCGGCGGACACGCTTTCCCAAAAGTCCCGCCTGGGTTATTACCTGTTTGTGGTCTCTGATGAAGAGGATGATCCGGACTACCGGGCGGACGGTCCGCCCGGGCACACCGCCCGCGACTATGACCGCTACCTGAAGGAGCTGGCCCCGCAGTATCCGGTGGAATCCATCCGCGCCGCCATCGGCAAGTATTTCCTGCCTGCACGTCCCAGCCCTCGCAATGCGGAGGTGTTCACCCCCCGGGACAGTTTTAAGCAGGTGCTCATCGCCCGCTTTTATCAAAAAGGCTCCGAAGCCCGCAGCAGCGCCCGCAACCAAAAGGTGCGCATCTCCTGGTACGCCATGGGCGTGGCCCCGGAAAAAGTGCTGGTTCCGCGTGAACCGCCACCCCTGGCTCCCGGGGAGCCGGAGCCGGTCAAGCCCCTGGCCTACCAGCCGCCCAAGCAGACGGCCCGCCTGCAATTCCTGGGCGGTCTGGATTCGGGTAAAAAGAGATTTGATTATGCCAAACCCATCCTGGTCTGGCAGATCGCCAACCTGGAAGGGAGCGGCTGGGATGCCGGCAGCCGGCCAGTGGTGGAGCTGGTCAACAGCAGCGCGCGGGCCGGCGGCCTGCTGAACAACTCCCCGCGCAAGGTCATCAAAAGCTGGCAGGTACCCGACCAGCTTCCGAACGGCACCCATCCCCTGGAGGTGGAGTTCAAAGGCGGCGATGCTTCCAGCGCGCTCAGCCAGGATCTGGACATTGTAAAAAACGCCAGCAGCACGTGGTGGCTCAACATTCTGGCGATCGTTTCCGGCGTGGTGGCCCTCGTCATCTTTTTCATCGCCTGGCGCAGCCTGAAGGAGAAGCGCGTGGTCAGCTCACCGGCCTGAAGGCTTGCGTTTCCATAACTGGTCCAGCGCGCTCAGACGGCGTGCCCAGGCCGGACGCAGGGTCTCCGGCTGGGCCAGCGTCAGCCCCACCCAGATGATGCCATAACAGGCCACCACCCAGGCCAGCAGTGAAATGACCCCCTGCACAGCGGCGCTGCCCATGGCATAGAAGCTGCCTGATTCGATAACCACATCCGGACGTTTATACAGATAGTTTTTGGTGGAGGATCCGTCTCCGTCCGCGTCTTCATCCTCTGGTTTGCCGCTATGCGGCAGCAGTAGCACCTTGCCAGTCTTGTCCGCATCCACGGCGACATTCTGCCAGGAAGTGGCATACTCATCCACCTCGCGGTACCTCATGGATTCCTGCCGCCCGTCCACTCGAATTTTTTTCACCACGGCCAGCGGGATCAGCGTCTGGGGCAGCTTGCCTGGCATCGTATCCTTGAAGTCTGTCCACAGAAACATGGGGACCTCCGTTTTATCGGTCATCAGCGGCATCCGGGCGCCGGCGATGTTCCCGGCATCCAGCAGCCGCTGGGCGCTGGCACTGGGCACGGCATGGCTGAAAAAGCGCGCCAGCGGAGGCATCTCCGGCAGGGTGACCACGAAGCCGCTGAAAAGGATCTGCGGGATCAGCACCAGCGGCACCCACAGAGTGGCCTGGGTGGTCGTCCGCGCGTGGGAGGACAGGCTCAGGCCGATCATCACCCCTACCACCCCGGCCAGTCCGAAGGCCAGGCCAAAGAGGCCCATGCCCGTCAGGGTGCCGGGAAAAATATCCCGTCCCGGACTGCTGACCAGCCCTGTGGCCCCGCCCAGCAGCACGGGCACCGCCTGAGCCAGCAGCAGCATCACCACCTGCAGCCAGGAGATCACAGACAGGAAAGCCGTCTTGCTCAAGATGTAGGGATGCAGGCTCAGCCCCGCAATGCGCTCCCGGCGGAAGATGGGCAGTTCACGCGTGATGGTCTGCGCAGCATTGCTGCAGCCAAACCACAGCGTGGCGATGAGGCAGGCAAAGAACCTGAACTCCGGGTCATCCCGGCCCACCCAGCCTGCCAGGGCACCAATGCCCACGGCCTGGAGCAGCAGCGACTTCCAGTTGCGCGGGTCCGCCCTCAGGATGCTCCACTGGGTCTGGATCAGCACGCTGAGGGTGGTGAGAAAGCCCGGCCGCTTTTGCCGCCGGAGGCTGGCCACCACCCGGCGCGGCGGCGGCGGTGCATCCGGCTGAAAGGGGGCCAGCGGGGAGGTGACAAATTTCTGCTCCCACTTCTCCGTGTCTTTCTGCTCGCTGAGCAGTTTATAAATGCGCTCCAGCTTGACCGAGGCTCCGCTGCTCTCCGTGGCCGTGGCATCCTTGACCTCCAGGAAATGGCTGCGCGCCTCATCCTGCGTGCCCATGAACATCAGCCTGCCATCATGAATGAAGGCGATGCGGTCAAACAGATAGGCCTTGTGCAGGCTGTGCGTGGTACACACCACGGT
Encoded proteins:
- the tssE gene encoding type VI secretion system baseplate subunit TssE, translated to MMEEAESRLPCLLDRLIDEAPGQAVGPSHRRSISLKEYRMAVLRDLRWLLNSPRHLKTEALYDYPEVARSVLNFGTRDLAGLTSSAFDPLEIESELRDAILHFEPRIIPDSLQVRLIHDAADDGKIAFEINGQLWALPYAERILFRTEMDLETGACELSIIT
- a CDS encoding type VI secretion system accessory protein TagJ, translated to MTPSEEIQQQIKNGDLTAAIAATKAAIRKAPTDPELRFMLFQTLSLAADWEAASNQLVAYSELTGRQSPLPIVFNDVIHAEVRRKHVFLGQEAPTIFGEPPEWVSYLVQSLSQSAQGNPADAIRLRSEALEQAPAVSGSINGTPFEWLMDGDSRMGTLFEAIINGQYYWVPQNRLRSVTLEEPTQARDAIWAAAELSLENDARISAFIPVRYPGAAGWKSDLLKLSRETDWESPAEGFYVGLGQRVLMTNDGEFPLLDVRQIEFNAL
- the tssF gene encoding type VI secretion system baseplate subunit TssF — encoded protein: MNRAFLELYNEELRHIRERAAEFAASYPKIAGRLALDKEARDACPDPFVERLLEGFAYLAARVQLKLEAEFPRFTQGILETVYPDYMAPWPSATIVRLEPKWNDKALMEGALVPRGTRLNSLRLKEESTTCTFVTSHDVRLCPFKIEETKKGAEYHTRTVGELNVAKFCPNPRAALRIRLQLHAPDDQSISQVDCDRLVFYIHGEDHLPATVLEEIFAHAQGVLLCEPGDVRHRHSTWLTTEALEHVGFAENESMLPVSPRSFEGHRILREHFMLPQRNLFFAIKGVKAALARLPGREVDLIIPLAERKENMVDFVSGKLFQLNCTPAINLFPKRSDRVPISPGFTEYQVVMDRLRMLDYEVHTVLEVNGYGRTSSEEQKFHPFYLRPAHHPNLGGFYSVNRLQRTLSENEKKFGAKSTYAGSEVFLTLVDPTAAPFSPKLEQLGITALCTNRHLPLSMPKGIGETDFIPEEHLPVRTIRCLAGPTVPRPSFAEGRHAWRAISHLSLNYLSLVEKGPDGAESLRQLLRLYTLNLPSQTIIDGILGIESKPSLARSPGGGPVVFIRGIDITLTLDEDRYAGSGIFPLASVLDQFLARQVSLNSFTRLTLKTAQRKEVMSWPPRVGKIPIV
- the tssC gene encoding type VI secretion system contractile sheath large subunit, whose amino-acid sequence is MSAQAQATTQLQENVAEVSEFDRLLETSFAAKTDERRSAVKSAVQVLIDSIAPGSGLSDDAITFIEGAIAEIDQKLSKQLNVIMHHADFSKLEGSWRGLAHLVFNTETDTMLKIKVMNVSKKEIHRTLKSYKGAMWDQSPLFKKIYEEEFGTPGGVPFGAMIGDYEFDHTATDVECLRDLSKIAATAHCPFIAAAGPNLLNMDTWQQLGDKRDLAKIFDTVEYASWKSLRESEDSRFLGLAMPRFLSRLPYSTKNNPVDAFAFEEDASSSDHSNYIWSNAAYAMGTNITRAFKKSGWCAQIRGVESGGLVENLPVHAFPTDDGGVDMKCPTEIAITDRREHELARLGMMPLSHWKNTDYAAFIGAQSLQKPAKYDDKDATANANLSARLPYLFSCCRFAHYLKCIVRDKIGSFKERDDMQLWLNSWIMQYVTDSGASDEAKAEKPLSAAEVSVQANPEDPGYYRAQFSLRPHFQLEGVNISLRLVSRLPSERKS
- a CDS encoding type VI secretion system tube protein Hcp — translated: MAFDTYLQLEPIKGESTDDKHKNWIEVFSFSHGLSQQGSGAISGGSTRVAGKVDVQDFTITKRLDLSSPYLNKNCCQGKHLDKAVVEICKSTGQKEVFMKYTFENVVVSSINIGGGQGQEFPVETVSFSFGKVKWEYNHIDNKTGAKVANMTATHDLVKNVTT
- the tssG gene encoding type VI secretion system baseplate subunit TssG, translating into MASPGREDPHRLIQELCAEPWKYDFFQGLRAIECAFEDKPRIGRSRTLRDDPLRFGQLLSLSFATSTLAQPQLENQAQKLTVRFMGLTGPHGPLPLRLTEFMRNRLRGIYDSDIQGTAADIGVENGVASPRDSTLAEFIDIFHHRMISLFYRAWAVSQKTVDFDREEDRFFAEWIACLFGTGLPEMDGLDSIPTWQKLPFAGHLANQTRHSSGLEGVLADAFATRAEVLNLTGHWVTIPADQRCYLGRSRALGTLGQSCVVGSVIWDRHMKFSVLLGPMSLSQFETFAPGGSSHQPLHDWIAFYTRREFYWEASILLKKEEVPKISLGQTGRLGYTTWLSSLPFKHDPGDYHIRGGGLTPAENS